Proteins co-encoded in one Candidatus Zixiibacteriota bacterium genomic window:
- a CDS encoding PAS domain S-box protein: MSRIQASYGQELKTSWFLPLRLAIFLVVFGVFMITQETRADIHPSFFVYSLLTLILLFSLMIRLPEKLPRLARAVIMLQIFSEAVVEAVVINVTGLAGSPFTALFLLTIISAALAYRLLGTLFTATIVSFLYSLVVISGSGQDLTRKLDLQALRDVYTANDQLFYTVFIYVCIFYLVAFVAGYLSQNIKFKEAELAAASESLKRVRLETDEILKHLHSGLITIDHFGRIIYFNRAAEKITGFQEGKIKGQNCLEVFAERMPEFSAKLLSVIKANTHEQRCEVTIIDANGKEIPIGISTSLLETESSGIRGVIGIFQDLTEAKKFEEKMRNADRLAAVGELSASIAHEIRNPLASISGSVQILKQELELEGENQRLMNLIIKEASRLSNILNDFLTYARVKEPNFGKVELNRLISDVVEIARTHPSHAENTKLSVDADDTTIYVSGDEEQIKQVLINLVVNAQEAVDPSSGKIAIEVDSSPVGQADQIKIVISDNGPGIKHGAGDKIFTPFFSTKKEGTGLGLAIVKRLVENMGGCILFESSSHGGTIFTIMLIKYIEGANLTRHKISEEGADLPAMTTQVL; encoded by the coding sequence ATGAGCAGAATTCAGGCAAGCTATGGCCAGGAATTAAAGACCAGCTGGTTTCTACCACTGCGCCTGGCCATATTTTTAGTTGTGTTCGGGGTCTTCATGATTACCCAGGAGACCCGCGCGGATATCCATCCCTCGTTTTTCGTTTACAGCCTGCTGACACTGATACTGCTGTTTTCACTGATGATCCGTCTGCCGGAAAAACTACCCCGTCTGGCACGTGCGGTGATCATGCTCCAGATCTTTTCCGAAGCTGTTGTGGAAGCGGTTGTAATCAATGTCACCGGCCTGGCGGGCAGTCCTTTTACAGCACTGTTCCTTCTGACGATAATTTCAGCCGCGCTGGCCTACCGTCTTTTGGGAACCCTGTTTACCGCCACTATCGTTTCCTTTCTGTATTCTCTCGTGGTAATTTCCGGAAGTGGCCAGGATTTGACCAGAAAGCTCGACCTGCAGGCTCTGCGGGATGTCTATACTGCCAACGACCAGCTTTTCTACACGGTATTTATCTATGTTTGCATTTTCTACCTGGTCGCTTTCGTGGCCGGGTACCTGTCGCAGAATATCAAGTTCAAGGAAGCCGAATTGGCGGCCGCCTCCGAGTCGCTTAAAAGGGTTCGGCTGGAGACCGATGAGATCCTCAAGCACCTGCATTCCGGCTTGATTACGATAGATCATTTCGGAAGAATAATCTATTTCAACCGGGCCGCTGAAAAAATCACCGGCTTTCAGGAAGGCAAGATCAAGGGTCAGAACTGCCTCGAGGTTTTCGCAGAGCGGATGCCGGAGTTTTCGGCCAAACTGCTTTCGGTGATCAAGGCTAACACCCATGAACAGAGATGCGAGGTGACGATCATCGACGCCAACGGCAAGGAGATTCCGATCGGGATTTCAACCTCGCTTCTGGAAACAGAATCATCTGGAATCCGGGGGGTGATCGGTATCTTTCAGGACCTGACCGAGGCTAAAAAGTTCGAGGAAAAGATGCGTAATGCTGACCGCCTGGCGGCTGTTGGCGAGCTCTCGGCCTCGATCGCCCATGAAATCCGCAACCCGCTGGCATCGATCTCCGGCTCGGTGCAGATACTCAAGCAGGAACTCGAGCTCGAAGGCGAAAACCAGCGCCTCATGAATTTGATTATCAAAGAAGCTTCGCGTCTCAGCAATATCCTCAACGATTTTCTGACTTACGCTCGTGTCAAGGAACCGAATTTCGGTAAAGTCGAGCTAAACCGCCTGATCAGTGACGTGGTCGAAATCGCCCGCACACATCCCAGCCATGCCGAAAATACCAAACTCTCGGTCGATGCCGATGATACGACGATCTATGTCTCCGGCGATGAGGAACAGATCAAGCAGGTTCTTATCAATTTGGTAGTCAATGCCCAGGAGGCGGTCGATCCCTCCTCGGGAAAAATTGCAATTGAGGTTGACTCCAGCCCGGTCGGGCAAGCTGACCAGATCAAGATCGTAATATCCGATAATGGCCCCGGTATAAAACATGGCGCGGGAGACAAGATTTTTACGCCGTTTTTCTCGACCAAGAAGGAAGGCACAGGTTTGGGTCTGGCAATCGTCAAGCGCCTGGTGGAAAATATGGGCGGATGTATATTGTTCGAATCCTCCAGCCATGGCGGAACGATCTTTACGATCATGCTTATCAAGTATATCGAAGGTGCCAACCTCACCCGCCATAAAATCTCCGAAGAGGGTGCCGATCTGCCCGCGATGACCACTCAGGTCCTCTGA